From Woronichinia naegeliana WA131, the proteins below share one genomic window:
- a CDS encoding Mo-dependent nitrogenase C-terminal domain-containing protein, with protein MPIRNYLNNLEVVSPALAHRLCQLIPAQCPFARKITFGGRTVLTIPPLCKLNPFYDELMMLRFRALSYLADQLGEDISQYC; from the coding sequence ATGCCCATCAGGAACTACCTGAATAACCTAGAAGTTGTTAGCCCTGCTCTAGCCCATCGTCTTTGTCAACTGATCCCTGCCCAATGTCCCTTTGCCCGAAAAATTACCTTTGGGGGACGAACAGTACTTACTATTCCGCCTCTCTGTAAGCTAAATCCTTTTTACGATGAGTTGATGATGCTGCGCTTCCGGGCCCTATCCTATCTTGCTGATCAGTTAGGTGAAGATATTAGTCAATATTGTTAA
- a CDS encoding glycosyltransferase family 2 protein, with protein MDTRIVLISPVRNEEVFLPKVIESLVNQTVQPLEWLVVNDGSTDNTLAILEAAAQSYPWIHIENKPDRGIRSVGPGVVEAFYYGYERLKTQDYDFIGKMDGDIAFGPRYFERLMALFASDRYLGAASGKPFLEENGKLVIERTADEMVAGQINFYRRQCFEEIGGFVREVHWDGIAFHKARMAGWRTRSLEDPDLNFIHQRLMGSSHQGVLTGRLRWGRGQYFMGTHPLYIFAIGLYRTVEKPWLIGGLFIVLGYFQALITGMKRYESPGFRQSLQAWQMARLKLGKTLETIPDPESMP; from the coding sequence ATGGATACTCGTATTGTCTTGATTTCTCCGGTTAGAAATGAGGAGGTTTTTCTGCCCAAGGTGATTGAGTCTTTGGTTAATCAAACTGTTCAGCCCCTTGAGTGGCTCGTGGTCAATGACGGTTCAACGGATAATACTTTGGCTATTCTCGAAGCTGCGGCTCAAAGTTATCCCTGGATTCATATTGAAAATAAGCCGGATCGAGGCATACGCTCGGTGGGGCCAGGGGTGGTAGAAGCTTTTTACTATGGCTATGAGCGATTAAAAACCCAGGACTATGATTTTATTGGCAAGATGGACGGTGACATTGCCTTTGGGCCGCGCTATTTTGAACGTCTGATGGCGTTGTTCGCCAGCGATCGCTATTTAGGGGCTGCCAGTGGGAAACCCTTCCTAGAGGAAAATGGCAAATTAGTGATTGAACGTACTGCCGATGAGATGGTCGCTGGCCAGATTAACTTCTATCGTCGGCAATGTTTTGAAGAGATTGGCGGTTTTGTGCGAGAGGTGCATTGGGATGGCATTGCGTTCCATAAAGCGCGGATGGCGGGCTGGCGTACTCGCAGTCTCGAAGATCCAGATTTGAATTTTATTCACCAACGTTTGATGGGATCTTCCCACCAGGGCGTATTAACGGGCCGCCTACGCTGGGGACGAGGACAGTATTTTATGGGAACCCATCCCCTCTATATTTTTGCGATCGGTCTTTATCGAACGGTTGAAAAACCCTGGCTGATCGGCGGCTTATTTATTGTTTTAGGCTATTTTCAAGCCCTGATCACCGGCATGAAACGCTATGAAAGCCCAGGCTTCCGGCAATCTTTACAGGCTTGGCAAATGGCCCGTTTAAAGTTAGGTAAGACCCTGGAGACGATTCCAGACCCAGAGTCTATGCCATGA
- the ftsH gene encoding ATP-dependent zinc metalloprotease FtsH has translation MKGFAQGQLFRSISSNRFWHRWLISVLLVPTFLTATPSLAQEKPKTIDPPADSHTMTYGELVKDIKSGQVAKVEIDPMLQKAKVTLKNQPANSDPKTVRLFKNNPELVEVLKNSQVNWGIRHTADNSALVSLLTHVFIVAILIGLVVMVIRRSANISGQAMSFGKSRARFQMESKTGIGFDDVAGIDEAKEELQEVVTFLKQPEKFTAIGAKIPRGVLLIGPPGTGKTLLAKAIAGEASVPFFSISGSEFVEMFVGVGASRVRDLFKKAKENAPCLVFIDEIDAVGRQRGVGYGGGNDEREQTLNQLLTEMDGFEGNSGIIVIAATNRPDVLDLALLRPGRFDRQVVVDYPDLNGRHKILEIHAQNKKIEAEVDLGTIARRTPGFTGADLANVLNEAAIFTARRRKEAITMMEINDAIDRVVAGMEGTPLVDGKSKRLIAYHEVGHALIGTIYEGHDPVEKVTLIPRGQARGLTWFTPDEDQGLITRSQLLARIAGLLGGRVAEEVIFGEAEITTGASNDIEKITYLARQMVTRLGMSELGLVALEGENDNNYLGGDWGRRAEYSEEIATRIDLEIRQIVEAAHQQAKNILEENRFLMDRLVDLLIDQETIEGDQLRQIVSEYHPLEDKALVF, from the coding sequence ATGAAAGGTTTTGCTCAAGGTCAGTTATTTCGTTCTATTAGCTCAAACCGTTTTTGGCATCGATGGCTGATTAGTGTTTTACTGGTGCCGACTTTCCTGACGGCGACACCCAGTCTGGCCCAGGAAAAACCAAAAACTATCGACCCACCCGCCGATAGCCATACGATGACCTATGGAGAACTGGTCAAGGATATCAAGAGCGGTCAGGTGGCTAAGGTCGAAATCGATCCGATGCTACAAAAAGCGAAAGTAACGCTGAAGAATCAACCGGCCAATAGTGATCCAAAGACAGTAAGACTATTTAAAAACAATCCTGAACTGGTTGAAGTACTCAAAAATAGTCAGGTCAATTGGGGGATCCGGCACACGGCAGATAATTCGGCCTTAGTGAGTCTATTAACCCATGTTTTTATTGTGGCGATTCTGATTGGTTTGGTGGTCATGGTAATCCGCCGTTCTGCCAATATTTCGGGCCAAGCCATGAGTTTTGGTAAGTCCCGCGCTCGCTTCCAGATGGAGTCTAAAACGGGAATTGGCTTTGATGATGTGGCCGGGATTGATGAAGCGAAGGAAGAGTTACAAGAGGTGGTAACTTTCCTTAAACAGCCTGAAAAATTTACGGCGATCGGAGCCAAAATTCCCAGGGGCGTTCTTTTGATTGGGCCACCTGGAACAGGGAAAACCCTTTTAGCTAAGGCGATCGCCGGAGAAGCGAGTGTGCCGTTTTTTAGCATTTCTGGCTCAGAATTTGTGGAAATGTTTGTCGGAGTCGGGGCTTCACGAGTACGAGACTTATTTAAGAAGGCCAAGGAAAACGCGCCCTGTTTAGTCTTTATTGATGAAATTGATGCAGTGGGTCGTCAACGGGGAGTGGGCTATGGCGGCGGTAATGATGAACGGGAACAAACCTTAAATCAACTGCTAACGGAAATGGACGGTTTTGAAGGGAATTCCGGTATTATCGTCATTGCCGCGACCAACCGTCCTGATGTACTTGATTTAGCTCTCCTGCGTCCGGGACGTTTTGACCGTCAAGTAGTCGTAGATTATCCAGACCTCAATGGTCGTCATAAAATTCTGGAAATTCACGCCCAGAATAAAAAGATTGAGGCAGAGGTGGATTTAGGCACGATCGCTCGTCGCACGCCAGGCTTTACGGGGGCCGATTTAGCCAATGTCCTCAATGAAGCGGCGATTTTTACGGCTCGTCGTCGCAAAGAAGCCATTACGATGATGGAAATCAATGATGCCATTGATCGGGTGGTGGCTGGTATGGAAGGCACGCCTCTGGTGGATGGCAAAAGTAAACGCTTAATTGCCTACCACGAAGTTGGCCATGCTCTAATTGGCACGATTTATGAGGGTCATGATCCGGTTGAAAAGGTGACTCTGATTCCCAGGGGACAGGCCAGGGGGTTAACCTGGTTTACGCCGGATGAAGATCAAGGCTTAATTACGCGATCGCAACTTTTAGCCCGGATTGCCGGTTTATTAGGGGGACGGGTTGCCGAAGAAGTGATCTTTGGAGAAGCCGAAATCACCACAGGAGCCAGCAATGACATAGAGAAAATCACCTACTTAGCCCGCCAAATGGTCACGCGCCTGGGAATGTCAGAGTTAGGGTTAGTGGCCCTGGAAGGGGAAAATGATAATAACTATCTAGGGGGTGATTGGGGGCGCAGGGCCGAATATTCCGAAGAAATTGCCACTCGCATTGATCTAGAAATTCGCCAAATTGTGGAAGCTGCCCACCAGCAAGCCAAAAACATTTTGGAAGAAAATCGCTTTCTGATGGATCGTCTGGTAGATCTGTTAATTGATCAAGAAACGATTGAAGGGGATCAATTGCGTCAAATTGTGTCTGAATACCATCCTCTGGAGGATAAGGCTTTGGTTTTCTGA